A single region of the Selenomonas sp. oral taxon 920 genome encodes:
- the sdhA gene encoding succinate dehydrogenase flavoprotein subunit encodes MAKLPENNIAIIGGGLAGLLAALKICEGGGKVDLFSYCPVKRSHSLCAQGGMNACMDTKGEHDSVYEHFDDTVYGGDFLADQLAVKGMVEAAPKLVKMFDRMGVPFNRTPEGVLDLRNFGGQKNKRTVFAGSTTGQQLLYALDEQVRRWEVKGKITKYEFWEYIRAIKNKDGIVRGLVAQNMNSNEIKAFPADVVILATGGPGQVFGRCTASTICNGSAVSSAYQQGAHIGNPEFIQIHPTAIPGSDKNRLMSEACRGEGGRVWTYKDGKPWYFLEEMYPAYGNLVPRDVASRAIFKVCVHMGLGVNNDRRVYLDLSHIPADYLEHKLGGILEMYSEFVGQDPRKVPMEIFPSVHYSMGGIWVDRMHHTNIPGLMAAGECDHQYHGANRLGANSLLSASYSGYVAGPEALRWARSGELGTALTEEELETARKECVAEFDKIRNMTGSENAHKLHQEMGEIMYDYVSIERDNKGLDICLEKLKDILKRWDDIGVTDHGTWANQEAMFVRQLRNMILYAMAVTKAARCRDESRGAHAKILLDDKGERMTDEAGELMFYGRDDERFMKTSIVDYDPKTEEPQVSYMDFEHSLIKARARNYAVAKKE; translated from the coding sequence ATGGCTAAGCTACCAGAAAACAACATTGCGATCATCGGCGGCGGTCTTGCGGGACTTCTTGCAGCACTGAAGATCTGCGAGGGCGGCGGTAAGGTCGACCTCTTTTCCTATTGCCCGGTGAAGCGTTCGCACTCGCTCTGCGCACAGGGCGGCATGAATGCCTGCATGGATACAAAGGGCGAGCACGACAGTGTCTACGAGCATTTCGACGACACCGTTTACGGCGGCGACTTCCTTGCCGACCAGCTTGCGGTCAAGGGCATGGTTGAGGCAGCACCGAAGCTCGTCAAGATGTTTGACCGCATGGGTGTTCCGTTCAACCGTACGCCCGAGGGCGTACTCGATCTGCGCAACTTCGGCGGACAGAAGAACAAGCGCACGGTCTTTGCCGGTTCTACGACGGGGCAGCAGCTTCTCTATGCACTCGACGAGCAGGTGCGCCGTTGGGAGGTCAAGGGCAAGATCACGAAATACGAGTTCTGGGAATACATCCGCGCGATCAAGAACAAGGACGGCATCGTCCGCGGTCTGGTCGCACAGAACATGAACTCAAACGAGATCAAGGCATTCCCTGCGGATGTCGTCATCCTCGCGACGGGTGGCCCCGGACAGGTGTTCGGTCGCTGCACGGCATCGACCATCTGCAACGGCTCGGCGGTCTCCTCCGCATACCAGCAGGGCGCGCACATCGGCAACCCCGAGTTCATCCAGATCCATCCGACCGCAATCCCCGGCTCGGATAAGAACCGTCTCATGTCCGAGGCGTGCCGCGGTGAGGGCGGACGCGTCTGGACGTACAAGGACGGAAAGCCTTGGTACTTCCTTGAGGAGATGTACCCCGCATACGGCAACCTCGTTCCGCGTGACGTTGCCTCACGCGCGATCTTCAAGGTCTGCGTACACATGGGGCTCGGTGTCAACAACGACCGCCGCGTCTACCTCGACCTCTCGCACATCCCTGCGGACTACCTCGAGCACAAGCTCGGCGGCATTCTCGAGATGTACTCCGAGTTCGTCGGTCAGGATCCGCGCAAGGTGCCGATGGAGATCTTCCCGTCTGTGCACTACTCGATGGGCGGCATCTGGGTCGACCGTATGCACCACACGAACATCCCCGGTCTCATGGCGGCGGGCGAGTGCGATCACCAGTATCACGGTGCGAACCGTCTCGGGGCGAACTCGCTTCTCTCGGCGAGCTACTCCGGCTACGTTGCGGGTCCTGAGGCTCTGCGCTGGGCACGCAGCGGCGAGCTCGGCACGGCACTCACGGAGGAAGAACTCGAGACGGCACGCAAGGAATGTGTCGCGGAGTTCGACAAGATCCGCAACATGACAGGCTCCGAGAATGCGCACAAACTCCATCAGGAGATGGGCGAGATCATGTACGACTACGTCTCGATCGAGCGTGACAACAAGGGTCTTGATATCTGCCTTGAGAAGCTCAAGGACATCCTCAAGCGTTGGGATGATATCGGTGTGACCGATCACGGCACATGGGCGAACCAGGAAGCCATGTTCGTGCGTCAGCTCCGCAACATGATCCTCTATGCGATGGCGGTTACGAAGGCGGCACGCTGCCGTGACGAGAGCCGCGGCGCACATGCGAAGATCCTGCTTGACGACAAGGGCGAACGTATGACGGATGAGGCAGGTGAGCTCATGTTCTACGGCCGT
- a CDS encoding succinate dehydrogenase, with product MFHTTFYMRRLHSLVGLVIIGVFLFEHVFTNSTVLGGAKAFNDSLAMMELIPRPVFYGLEVFAIAVPILFHAIYGIYIAAQAKNNPSNYGYVRNWQFAVQRYTAWLLIPFLIWHVGYMRVWEKGVMGTHINYDLLYTYFVTGDYAILHTVLYTIGMLAAIFHFCNGISTFCMTWGIAKGPRAQSVINALSMGLCTLMSLITLAFMASYFM from the coding sequence ATGTTCCACACAACCTTTTACATGCGGCGGCTGCATTCATTGGTCGGACTCGTCATCATCGGCGTGTTCCTCTTCGAGCACGTCTTCACGAACTCAACCGTGCTGGGCGGGGCGAAGGCGTTCAATGATTCACTTGCCATGATGGAGCTCATCCCGCGTCCCGTGTTCTACGGGCTCGAGGTCTTTGCCATCGCCGTACCGATTCTCTTCCACGCAATCTATGGCATCTACATTGCGGCACAGGCGAAGAACAACCCGAGCAATTATGGCTACGTCCGCAACTGGCAGTTTGCCGTGCAGCGTTATACGGCATGGCTGCTCATCCCGTTCCTCATCTGGCACGTCGGCTATATGCGTGTCTGGGAAAAGGGCGTCATGGGAACGCATATCAACTATGACCTGCTCTACACCTACTTTGTGACCGGCGACTATGCGATCCTCCACACGGTGTTGTACACGATCGGCATGCTCGCAGCGATCTTCCATTTCTGCAACGGCATTTCGACGTTCTGCATGACGTGGGGCATCGCAAAGGGACCACGTGCACAGTCTGTGATCAACGCACTGTCGATGGGTCTCTGCACGCTGATGAGTCTCATTACGCTCGCCTTTATGGCAAGCTATTTCATGTAA